AAGCAAATCTCATCGGGGGCTTTGCGCGCACTCGCTGTGCCTCCAATCACGGAGGGCATGGTGGGCGCGATTGCTCCCTGGTCCTATTGGACAAAGGGCCAATGGACGAGAGGCGAAGCGTAAGTGCCGGTTTTTTCCAACTCCTCGACTGCTGCGCGGTCGTGAAGGTGAGCAAGATCAGCGACCTGCTCCTGCCCGTCCACCAATCGCGCGATCCCGCGCAGCCTTTAGATGGCGCGGCGAAGTTCCAAAGTGATGCCGATGCCAGCGCGAAAATGCGCTCGGCGCCGAGAACCCGAGCAGTACCGAAATCTCGGCCAGTGGCCGGGAGCCGTCCTCGAGGTAGCGTGCGGTCAACTCGCCACGGATGCGATCGACGAGTTCGCTGAAGGTCACGCCCTCGGCACCGAGGCGCCGCGCCACCGTACGGCGGTCCATGCCCAGGTGCTGCGCCACCGTTTCGACGCGGCAGTGTCCGCGTGGCAACAGCAGCACGATCAGCTGGCGCACGCGCGCGGCCATCGTCATGGCGTGCCCCCTCTTCTCCAGCAGTTGCCGCGTATAGCGGGCCATCACCGGATCGGCGCCGGGGTTGGGCGCGTCCAGGTCGGCAGCGTTGCAGACGATGCCGTTGAACTCGTGGCCGAACTCCACTGCGCGGCCGAAGACCCGCTGGTGCATGGCGAGGTTTGGCGGTGCACGATGCGAGAAGCAAACCAGCCTGGGTTGCCAGCTCGCGCCCAGGAACACGCTAAGCACTCGGAATGCAACTCCGACCGCCAGTTCGATTCCCTGCCGGGCCGACTCGTCCCCGGCATCGAGCTCAACACGGACGATGACCAGCGGCCCGTTCTGTTCCACACCAACGGCCACCGCCTCGTTTTGCACGTGGGCGTGGCGGATCAACGCTTCCAGGGCACTGTGCAGCGTCGGTTCGTCGCGGACCAGCAGGCCCAGCGGGCCCAGGTTGGAAAGCTGCCGCGACTCGACCATACGCAAGGCGAAGGCAGGGTCCCTCGCTTGGACCGCCGCCATCTCGAGCAGCCGGGCCACACCGCGCGCCGGGATCTTCAGGTCGGGATCGCCCAGGCAACGTGAGGGCAGGCCCGCCGCGGCCACCAGGGCCCGGGCATCGAGGCCGCACGACGCAGCCACTTGACTGAAGTGCGTCAGGCTGGCGCTGCGGACGAGTGCTGGGATCGAAGTGTTCGCCATGTCCCGAAATGTTAAGTAGATGTCCCGATTGGTCAAGCTCAAAAGCGGTGCGACCCCGAAGAATCGCGGCCATCGACGACCAAGCGAGGAAAGAATTGATGCCCCATCCGAAGGCAAGCGTTGCCACCCCGATGTGCGACAGCGTGCGCGAGATCGGCGAATGGAACCCCAACTGGGAGCCGTCCTACGAACTGGACCCTGCGTGGACCGAGAAATTCATGGTGATGGGGCTGTCGCCGATGCTCAAAGGCGTGCTCGACCCCAAGACGATCGAATTCATCGCCATCGCGGTCGACGCGTCGTGCACCCACATGTACGGCCCTGGTGTTCGCCGCCACATCCGCAAGGCGCTCGATCTCGGCGCAACGAAGGAAGAAATCACTGCCGTGCTGCAGATCACGAGCGTGCTCGGCATCCACACGATGAGCCTCGGCGCGCCGATCCTGCTCGAAGAAATCGCGGCCACCGAGGCCGCCGTTCCCGCCACCACCTGAAGCCAGCCGAAGGACCTGAACCATGCAATTCCTTGACGACTCCCTCCTGCCCGAGAACCAGCAGCCGCTGGTCATCCAGGTCGCCCCCTATGGTCCCGAGTTCCTGCCGGGCGATTCGGACGACATCCCCGTCACGATAGCCGAGCAGGTGCAGAAGGCCGTGGACTGCTGGAACGCGGGCGCCACGGTGTTGCACGTGCACGTGCGCGAGGCCGACGGCAAAGGTTCCAAGCGCCTGTCCATGTTCAACGAGATGCTGGCGCGGCTGCGCGAGGCGGTGCCGCAGATGCTGCTGCAGGTCGGCGGCTCGATCTCTTTCGCGCCCGAGGGCGAAGGTGCGGAGGCCAAGTGGCTCAATGACGACACGCGCCATATGCTGGCCGAGCTCGATCCGAAGCCCGACCAGGTGACGCTCGCGATCAACACCAACCAGATGAACATATGCGAGCTGATGAGCGCCGATGACGTGGCCGGCACCTCGCTGGCCCAACCCGCCTATCAGCAGGCGTACCGCGAGATGACGATCCCGTCGGGTCCGGCCTTCGTCGCTGAGCACCTCAAGCGCCTGCAGGCCACCGGGATCCAGCCGCACTTCATGCTCGGCGACGTGGGCCAGCTCGAGACCGTCGAACGCCTGATCCGTCGCGGTGCCTACACCGGCCCGCTGGTCCTCAACTGGGTGGCCATTGGCGGCGGCTCCGACGGCCCGAACCCGCGCAACATGATGGAGTTCATCAACCGCTGCCCCGAAAACGCGGTGCTGAGCATCGAGGGCCTCATGCGCAACGTGCTGCCACTGAACACCATGGCCATTGCCATGGGGCTGCACGTGCGCGTCGGCATCGAGGACAACCTCTGGGGCAGGAAGGGCCAGCGCATCACCAGCGCGCAGCAGATCGAGCAGATGGTGCGCATTTCGCGCGAACTTCACCGCGACGTCGCCACCGGCGAGCAGGCCAGGAAGATCTACCGCATCGGCGAGCACTACCGCAGTGCCGACGAGACCCTGGCCAAGCTCGGCTACGCACCCAACCGCCAGTCCATCGAGCGCGGTGCCACGCTGCGCCACGTGGCCTGATCCGAACCGGTTCGGTCCACATCACACCTATTGGAGACAAATTCTTGACTCGTCACCACTTCCGCCGCCACTTTGTCAACGTCCTCGGCGCCGCCGCGCTCGGCCTGGCACTGACCCCGTTCGCCTCGTTGGCGCAGTCCTGGCCCACCAAGCCCGTGCGCATCGTCATCGGCGCACCGGCCGGAGGCACTTCCGACATCTTCGCCCGCGTGCTCGCCGACGGCATGCAGAAGGAATGGGGCCAGCCGGTGATCGTCGATGCCAAGCCCGGCGGCGCCGGCACGATCGGCGTGAACGAGCTGGTTCACGCTCCCGCCGACGGCCACACGCTGTACGTCGCAGCCAACGCCGCCGTTACCGAGGTCCCGCACGTGATCAGGGTGCGCTACGACCCATTCAAGGACCTGAAGCCGCTGGTAGACCTGGGCGGCACCGGCCTGGTGTTCGTCGGCAGCGCATCGCTCACTGCAACGAACGTCGCCGAGGTCGTCTCCTATGTCAAAGCCAACCCCGGCAAGGTGAGCTACGCTTCGTACAGCGCGGGCACGATCTCGCACACGATGGGGCTGGCGCTGAACAAGGCCGCCGGCATCGACTTGTCGCACGTGCCCTACAAGGGCTCGCCGCCGGCGCTGCAGGACGTGATCGGGGGTCATGTCCCGTTGATGTTCGATGGCCCGGCGACTTCGATCCCGATGATCAAGGCCGGCAGGATCAAGGCCTTCGCGGTCAGCGGCCCGAAGCGCAACCCGGCGCTGCCCGACGTGCCGACCTTTGCCGAGCAGGGCTACCCATCGATCGACGACGTGGCTTCGATGGTCCTGTGGATCAGGCCCGACGTGCCGGAGGTGGTGCAGGCCAGGATCCGCGAGGCCGCGCTGAAGGTGCTGGCTCAGCCGGCGGCCAAGGCACGGCTGCTCGATTTCGGGTTCGACCAGGGCAGCGGCGCCGCACCGGAGGCGCTGTCCCGGGCCTTGCGCACCGCTTACGACAAGCAGGGCGCGACGCTGCGCGCCCTCGGCGTGAAGCCCCAGGACCTGGGCAGTTGACCGACTGATTGATATCGTTTTGCGGAGCACATCAACGATGAGCATATCTACACACGCGCGCGCCGGCCGCCTCAAAGGCCGGGTCGCGCTGGTCACCGGTGCCGGGCCCGGCCTCGGTGGCGCGATCGCCGTGGCCATGGCGCGAGAGGGGGCGCGGCTCGTGCTGTGCGACATCGACCCCGAGGCGCTTGCCGCCACCGAAGCACAACTCGCGGCGCTCGGCGCCGAGTACCTGGCGCTGCGCTGCGACGTGTCCGACAGCGCCGCGGTCGGCGCGATGTTTGCGCAGGCCGCCGGTCGCTTCGGCACGGTCGACATCCTGGTCAACAACGCCGCGCGTGTTCCCAACAAGCCGGCCGAGGAGGCGCGGCGCAATCTGCACTATGAGTACGTGACGACGCCGGTGCCGCGCCGGTCGCTCGGGATCGTCTCGTCGCTGTCGGACGACGACTGGCTCAAGTGGTGGGGCGTCAACATGCACGGCGTGTTCTATTGCACCCGCGCCGCGCTGCGCCTGATGGAGCCGCAGCGCTCGGGCAAGATCGTCAACATCGCCTCGATCGCGGGCCTCGGCACCGGGAGCACGCATAGCCCGGGCTATTCGGCGACCAAGGCCGGCGTGATCAGCCTGACCAAGACGACAGCGCTCGACGTCGCAGGCGCCAACATCTATGTCAACGCGATCGCCTGCGGGGGCGTGCTGACACCTCCGTTGAAGGACTATCTCGCACGCGCCACCGACGAACAAAGGAACCGTCTCTACCAGATGATGCCGCTGGGGCGCATCGGCAAGCCCGAGGAATACGCCTCGCTCGCCGTGTACCTGGCGTCTGATGAGCACTACCTTGTCGGTCAGGTCATCAGCCCGAACGGCGGCCTTGTGATCTGATGAGTGCCGTGAATGGCCAAAGGACGCTGCAGCCGGTGCTGATCTCGTCGCTGCGCCGAAGCAGCCATGCCCGCTACTGCACGGGCGTTGCCAGGTCCTCTTCCACGAAGCGAAGCAGTGCTTCCAGCAGCGCTTCACGCGGGTAGGCGTTCTGGGTGACGAAGAGGGAGCCGACGGTCGTGTGCGCGCGCGCGATGGGCACCGCCAGCGCCCAGTGGTCGGCGTTGACGTAGCCGACGAGGACGCTGTCCGGGATGACCTGGTCGTAGAAGATCACCTGGCTGTCGTTGCGGGAGTCGATCTGCGCCAGCTTGCCGTAACTGCCCTTGAGAATCGAAGAGATGCGTTCCGGCTGGGGGAAGGTGACCAGCGAGTAGTAGCGCACCTCGCGCGGCAAGGGATTCTGCGCCAGCCACTTCATCCGAACCGCGGGGCGCAGGGCCTCGACGGCTCCGCCATCGCCCGACTTGCAGGCGGCGCCCGGAAAGTGCCGCAGCAGGTCCGCCTGGTACTGTGTGGCGTCGTTGGCGAGCGCCGAGCCCGCCACGGCGCCGGCGGCGCTGACCACGGCCGCCACCCGGCTGCGGATCTCCGGATAGCTGACGACCGCCTGGAGGATGTCGGGGGCGCCCTTCGAATAGCCGACCAGCACCACGCGCGGTTGACCCGGTTCCTGCGGGATCGCCATCACCGCGTCGCGGATCTGCCGGGCGTTGGTCTCTGTGCCCGACAGTGCATCGACCTGCACCCACACCGCGTCATAGCCGAACTGGGTCACATGCAACTTTCCGGCGCTGGGGTTTTGCAGCCATCGCTCGAAGCATTCGTAGCCGATGCCGGGGACGCCGGCGGCGACCAGCCGCCGCTTCGACGGGCCAAGGTCCACCGGCTTGCTGGTGCCGGGAGGCTCGGTGCCCACGCGCGTCAGCGCCTCGTCGCAGGGCCGCACGTCGGGAAGGTCCTTTCGCGCCTGCAGCACGGCGCAGTAGATCTCGCGGAAGCGCCCGCGCTTGTCCTGGACCCCCGCCTTGGAGGCCGGAACGCGTGCCAGCGGCGGCGTGTCCGCCGAGTAGGGGACCAGTGGCTCCGTCGAGCAGGCGCCCAGTCCGAGTGCGAGGCATGCAAGCGCGATGGCAGGTTTGAACTGGGACATGTCAGAAGCTGTAGTAGTAGCGCCAGTCGAACACCATCCGCAGGCCGAGGGACCACACGGTGTGCAAGTCCGGTGTCGCGGCGCCCACGGGAAAGACGGTTGACGCCTTTCGCGGCACATCGGCTCCGGCGAACAGCTGGAACACGACCGACGAACTCTGGTTGGACGAGAAGGATCGATACGGCCGGTACTCGAAGATCGGGAGGTCGTAGGAGATCGACTGGAAATTGACGACACGCGCCTGCGACGAAGGATCGGTGCGTGGCACAATGAGCTGGTCCTTGTCGTCCAGCCCATAAAGCGTGACGCCCAGTTCGCGCCCGAGCACGAACTGGAAGCGGCCGATCCCCGTGGCCCACCCGCTTTGCCATGGAATCAATCCGCCGTTGCCGGCCGTGACCGCCATCTTCCCGTAGGTCTGCTTGTCGAAGAAGTACATCGGGGACAACAGCAGCAGGTCACCCGGGACCAGATAGAAGGGCATGCGAAACCGCAGGGACAAGCCCATGCGGGCCGGGGTGGCCGCGCTGAGGTTGCCGCCGGCCGACCCGGGGAAGTTCTCCCTGAAGCGGTTGGTGGAAGGCCCGTCGGCGCGCACGCCGAGGGATGCGTACACCAGGCCGTCACCCGCCTCGCTGATCACGCCGTCGAGCCCGAAGCCGGTACGAAAGGACAGGTCCACCCCGCCGATCGCGCCGCGGCTCGATTGCAGGTTCGAAAAACCGCCGTCGACAACGCGACCGTCGATCCCTCCGGCCAAACCCACGAACGGCCCCACTTCGCTGCGAAAACGCGGCATGGCGCCGAAGCCCGGGCCCAAGCCCGGCACCGGGGTGTCCGTGAGCGTCGCCGCGAAGAACTGCCGCTGGTTCTGTTGCACCCGGAGGCCCGGATCACGCTCCGGCAGCTTGTTGTTGCGGCACACATCGAATCCATCAGGTGCGATAGGCGCCGCCGGCGTGTGGCCGAAGGCAGCGCCGCCCTGCCGGTTGGAAGCGACATCCAGCACCTGTTCGAGGCTGGTTCGTACCGTCTTGGCCGCGAACTGGGCATCTTCCTCGCGCATGTAAGCATCGCCCATCAGCACGACGGACCGGCTACCACCAGCCCAGGTGAACACCTCCAGGCCGTTTTGGTTGTAGTAGTCGTGCGTTCCCTGCCGCTGTGATCGATCGCCCCACGTACCGGAAATGTGGCCGGCGGCGAAAGCATCCTGCAGGAAGTGCAGCGCGAATGCCTCGTCGGCCAGCATGGCACGGGCCAGCGCAGCCCGCTCGGTGCCCGAGAGTTGCGGCTCCGCGGCCAGGCGGCTGGCCTTCTGCAGGGCACTGAGATGGAAATACGTGTAGATGCCGATCGCGCTGACTTCCGAGCCCACGCGCAGCGTCAGGGCGGCGTAGTCGCCGATGGCCGTGTCGGTGTCCGGCCGCGCGAGCAGGAAATGGGCGTGGTTCGATCCTGCGCGCGTCACGTACTCCGGGTCGGCGCGCTGCAGGCGGATGTCGGCGGTGCGCAGCGCGTTGACGCGTTGCGCGCGCGCTGCCTGGCTGGCGATGCGGCGCTGGGCGTCGCTCACGACGTCAGCGGCTTTTTCCATGGCCTCCGGGCTGGGCGTCACGGGGATGCGCGCCAGGTCTTCCTTCAGCTGCGCGGCGACGTCCGCTACCTGCAGGATCCAGGGCGCGCTTCGCGCCGTCTCGAACATGTCGCGGCTGGAGCATGAATGATCGCCCGCGATGGCGCTCAAGGCGGCCCAGTCGATGCACGAGGGCGCGGTGCCCTGTTCGCCGTCGGCACCGGTAGCGCACAGCCGTTGCTCGTCACCCGCGCGCGCCAGCTGCCACAGCCGGTCGAAGACGGCCCGGCGGTCGTCGTCCAGCCGCTGCACGGCGAGCAGTGCCAGATACCTGTGCTCGGGATAGACCCAACTCTGCACGGCGAAAGGCATCGCGCCAAGGACCAGCACGGCGAGCAGGCGCGGCAGCAGCTTCGCGACGAGCATCGGTCTCATGGCTCAGGTCCTGTGCATGGGAACGGCGTGCGCAGATCAAACCACAAGCTGCGCACTTTTACGTCATCGATGTACCGCGTGTTGGACCAAGGTCCAATACCGGGCGCGGCCAGGCTCAACTACGGTCAATGTCATTCATAAGGAGAGTTCAGCATGAGCCAGATCAATCGGCGTACTGCGGTGGCTGCTTCGTTGGCGGCATGTGGCTGGGCGTGGGTCCAGCCGGCATGGGCCGACGAATACGACGACACCATTGCCCTGTTCAAGAAGGCCGACGAGACAGGCAAGTTCTTCGGCAATGCCTACGGTTATGCGGTCTTTCCGAAGATCCTGAAGGGTGCGATCGGGATCGGCGGCGCTCGCGGCGAGGGCCGCGTCTATGAGAAGGGGAAGGTCATCGGTGACTCGACCATGACCCAGCTCTCGATCGGGTTCGCGCTGGGCGGTGAAGGCTTCGCCGAGATGATCTTCTTCGAGAACAAGGCCGCGCTGGACAAGTTCACATCCGGCAATTTCGAGTTCAGTGCCGAAGCGTCGGCCGTGGCCATCACGGCCGGCGCGGGCGCCAAGGCGGGCACCCAGGGCGCCGGCGCCGGAGCCAGCGTCACCAAGGAGAAGGCCGCAGCCACGGCCGCCTACAACAACGGCATGGCGATCTTCACCATCATCCGTGGCGGCCTGATGTACGACATCTCGCTGCAGGGACAGAAGTACTCGTACAAGAAGCGCTGATCACCTGCGCCTGGCGCGCCGCCGCGAGACGATCAGCGCCAGCAGCATTCCGAGGATCAGCCCGGCTCCGCCCATCGCCAGCGCTTCGCCGCCGATGGCGAAGGTCGCGGGCGGGGGCACAGGCTGCGGCGCTGACAGCGCCTGCCAGTCCTGCGCGCTGAACTGCGTCATGCGCGCCGCTTCCGGCAATCCGTAGACGCAGAGCTCACCGCCGGGCAGCTTGCAAAAGTGCTCGGCCGGGCACTGCGTGAGGATCTCCTGGACGGCGCCTTCACCACACTTGGCGCCGGCACTGCGCAGCACCTGCAGCGTGACCTCGGGGTGCTTGGTCAGCTGTTCTGGCATCGGCTTGCGGGACGGCTGGAGGAGGCGTTCAGCCCGGAATCCGGTCGTTCGCCTTCGGTGTGGTTTCGTTCCGCTTGCCGGTCCAAGATGGGCGGCGCACGCTGCGCAGCATGAGCCTGAGCGCGTGGCGGTTCAGGGGCTTTTCGATGAACTTGTGGAAAGGCCAGGCCGCAACCAGCGGGAACGTGGCCAGCAGCACCGCAGCCCCCCACGCATTCTGCTTGAGGCCGTCAGGCGCCAGTTTCCATGCGACGGAAAAGAGCAGGCCGTGAATCAGGTACAGCGAATAGGAGGCGTCGCCCAACTTTTTGAAGCCGGACAGCAGGTGCCCCAGGTGGCGCAGCGCCGGCTCGACAAGCAGGGCGCCTAACACCAGGAGGACCGCGCCGGCGCCCCAGCCTGCCAGGCGGGAATAACCCAGTTCCTGCGAGATGCCATCTTTGAAGAAGTGGAGTGACGCAACGGAGAGCGCGACACCGGCAATCGGGAGGGCTGGGATGCCCTGAATCCGGGCCAGAACGCGCGGTTGGCAGAACACATGGGCGATAACCACGCCGGCGCAAAACTCCAGCGTGATCGGCGCCAGCAATTGGAGCCACGAATTCAGAAGTGACACGCCGCTCGCGGAAACAGCCGTACCCAAGCCCAGGATGATCAGCGCTGCGAGGAGGCTTTGATGGCGTTTAGCCAACAGAAGGCTGAGCGCGAGAACGGAATAGAAGGTCATCTCGAAATGGAGAGTCCAACCTTGGGCAATCAGGGGGCGGATATAGCCCGACTCATCGAATACCGGGACGAAGAACAAGGACTTCAGCCAGATCGCCGGCGTGGTCGTGAATGTTGCGAAGGCCGACGGAACGGCCACGGTAGCGACGAACAGTACCGTGCTGATCAGCCAATAGATCGGAAGAATGCGCGCGAGCCGCCGCAGGAAGAAGTCCAGAGCTTGGGTGTCCTTGCCGACCGTCGCGGCATGCATCACGAATCCGCTGATCACGAAGAAGACATCCACGCCTGCCGCGCCGGACTCCAGCACGTAGGGAGGAGCCTCGGCGCGCGCGGCGAGGTACTGCGGCACATGATGCAGGACGACGGCAAAGGCGGCGAGGCCCCTCAAGATCTGAATCGCAACCCAGCTATCCGTCTGAGGCGAACCGGCATGGATCGACTGGGGCATCAGATGTTTCATGTTCCCTTTTGCACCGTGGCGGACGAGCCGCTGACGTGAACCTAGCGTAGCGCATTTGCAGCTCAGCCTGGCCGACATTCGAAGAGGCAGGGGTGCTCGTGCGGCTTCGTTTCATACCGTGTTCGCCTTGCTGGCGGTGTTCCGCCTTGTTGCCTTGCTGAGCTTGCGGCGCTGCGGACCAGCAGGACAGCCCACGCCCACGACAAAGCGAACATACTCATCGCCGCGCACCTCGTTCGTCCCCGAATCCGACATAGCTCTCAAATGGGAATCCGCTTCCGTCATCGGTTGCTGCACGCCTTCATGGGCCTCGCCATGGCGAGCGTCACGCCGTTCGCGGGAGCGGCCGATCCCATCGTGGTCGGATCCAAGCGATTCACCGAAAGCTATGTGCTTGGCGAGCTGACGCGGCAGGTGCTGGCCGACGCGGGCATCACGGCAAGGCACCGCCAGGGGCTGGGCAACACGGCGGTCATGGAGCAGGCGCTTTCCAACGGCAGCATCCAGCTCTATCCCGAGTACACCGGCACCATCGTGCGCGAGCTGCTGAAGAGGACGGACGCTCCGGCTGCGCCTTCGCTCGAGCAGATCAACGAGTGGCTGGCACCGCGCGGGCTGAAGGCCGCGGTGCCGCTGGGCTTCAATAACAGCTACGCCCTGGCGATGCGCGAGGACGACGCGAAGCGCCTGGGCATCGAATCGATCTCGGACCTGGCGCGCACCCAGGCGCGCTTGCGCATGGGTCTGTCGCACGAGTTCCTGGTGCGCGCGGACGGCTGGCCGGCGCTGCAGCGCGCCTATGCCTTGCCGTTTGCGCCGGGCAGCGGCCTGGATCATGGCCTGGCGTACCAGGCGCTGGCGCGCAAGCAGGTTGACGTGGTCGATGCCTACACGACCGATGCGCAGATCGCGCGGCTGCGGCTGCGTGTGCTGCGCGACGACCGCAACTTCTTTCCGCGCTACGACGCGGTGCTGCTGATGCGCGCCTCGGTCGACGAGCGTCCTCTGGCGGCCGCGCTGGCCGGCCGGATCAACGATGAGGCCATGCGCGCGATGAACGGCGAAGTGGAGATCGACGGACGCTCGTTCGACGCGGTGGCACGCGAGTTCCTGGTGCGCAGCAAGGCTGCCGCCATGTCCGCGCCGACGGCGTCGGCTGTGACG
Above is a window of Ramlibacter tataouinensis DNA encoding:
- a CDS encoding AraC family transcriptional regulator, whose amino-acid sequence is MANTSIPALVRSASLTHFSQVAASCGLDARALVAAAGLPSRCLGDPDLKIPARGVARLLEMAAVQARDPAFALRMVESRQLSNLGPLGLLVRDEPTLHSALEALIRHAHVQNEAVAVGVEQNGPLVIVRVELDAGDESARQGIELAVGVAFRVLSVFLGASWQPRLVCFSHRAPPNLAMHQRVFGRAVEFGHEFNGIVCNAADLDAPNPGADPVMARYTRQLLEKRGHAMTMAARVRQLIVLLLPRGHCRVETVAQHLGMDRRTVARRLGAEGVTFSELVDRIRGELTARYLEDGSRPLAEISVLLGFSAPSAFSRWHRHHFGTSPRHLKAARDRAIGGRAGAGR
- a CDS encoding carboxymuconolactone decarboxylase family protein, which codes for MPHPKASVATPMCDSVREIGEWNPNWEPSYELDPAWTEKFMVMGLSPMLKGVLDPKTIEFIAIAVDASCTHMYGPGVRRHIRKALDLGATKEEITAVLQITSVLGIHTMSLGAPILLEEIAATEAAVPATT
- a CDS encoding 3-keto-5-aminohexanoate cleavage protein, yielding MQFLDDSLLPENQQPLVIQVAPYGPEFLPGDSDDIPVTIAEQVQKAVDCWNAGATVLHVHVREADGKGSKRLSMFNEMLARLREAVPQMLLQVGGSISFAPEGEGAEAKWLNDDTRHMLAELDPKPDQVTLAINTNQMNICELMSADDVAGTSLAQPAYQQAYREMTIPSGPAFVAEHLKRLQATGIQPHFMLGDVGQLETVERLIRRGAYTGPLVLNWVAIGGGSDGPNPRNMMEFINRCPENAVLSIEGLMRNVLPLNTMAIAMGLHVRVGIEDNLWGRKGQRITSAQQIEQMVRISRELHRDVATGEQARKIYRIGEHYRSADETLAKLGYAPNRQSIERGATLRHVA
- a CDS encoding Bug family tripartite tricarboxylate transporter substrate binding protein, yielding MTRHHFRRHFVNVLGAAALGLALTPFASLAQSWPTKPVRIVIGAPAGGTSDIFARVLADGMQKEWGQPVIVDAKPGGAGTIGVNELVHAPADGHTLYVAANAAVTEVPHVIRVRYDPFKDLKPLVDLGGTGLVFVGSASLTATNVAEVVSYVKANPGKVSYASYSAGTISHTMGLALNKAAGIDLSHVPYKGSPPALQDVIGGHVPLMFDGPATSIPMIKAGRIKAFAVSGPKRNPALPDVPTFAEQGYPSIDDVASMVLWIRPDVPEVVQARIREAALKVLAQPAAKARLLDFGFDQGSGAAPEALSRALRTAYDKQGATLRALGVKPQDLGS
- a CDS encoding SDR family NAD(P)-dependent oxidoreductase; protein product: MSISTHARAGRLKGRVALVTGAGPGLGGAIAVAMAREGARLVLCDIDPEALAATEAQLAALGAEYLALRCDVSDSAAVGAMFAQAAGRFGTVDILVNNAARVPNKPAEEARRNLHYEYVTTPVPRRSLGIVSSLSDDDWLKWWGVNMHGVFYCTRAALRLMEPQRSGKIVNIASIAGLGTGSTHSPGYSATKAGVISLTKTTALDVAGANIYVNAIACGGVLTPPLKDYLARATDEQRNRLYQMMPLGRIGKPEEYASLAVYLASDEHYLVGQVISPNGGLVI
- a CDS encoding YSC84-related protein, giving the protein MSQINRRTAVAASLAACGWAWVQPAWADEYDDTIALFKKADETGKFFGNAYGYAVFPKILKGAIGIGGARGEGRVYEKGKVIGDSTMTQLSIGFALGGEGFAEMIFFENKAALDKFTSGNFEFSAEASAVAITAGAGAKAGTQGAGAGASVTKEKAAATAAYNNGMAIFTIIRGGLMYDISLQGQKYSYKKR
- a CDS encoding acyltransferase family protein; this encodes MKHLMPQSIHAGSPQTDSWVAIQILRGLAAFAVVLHHVPQYLAARAEAPPYVLESGAAGVDVFFVISGFVMHAATVGKDTQALDFFLRRLARILPIYWLISTVLFVATVAVPSAFATFTTTPAIWLKSLFFVPVFDESGYIRPLIAQGWTLHFEMTFYSVLALSLLLAKRHQSLLAALIILGLGTAVSASGVSLLNSWLQLLAPITLEFCAGVVIAHVFCQPRVLARIQGIPALPIAGVALSVASLHFFKDGISQELGYSRLAGWGAGAVLLVLGALLVEPALRHLGHLLSGFKKLGDASYSLYLIHGLLFSVAWKLAPDGLKQNAWGAAVLLATFPLVAAWPFHKFIEKPLNRHALRLMLRSVRRPSWTGKRNETTPKANDRIPG
- a CDS encoding glycine betaine ABC transporter substrate-binding protein, whose translation is MGIRFRHRLLHAFMGLAMASVTPFAGAADPIVVGSKRFTESYVLGELTRQVLADAGITARHRQGLGNTAVMEQALSNGSIQLYPEYTGTIVRELLKRTDAPAAPSLEQINEWLAPRGLKAAVPLGFNNSYALAMREDDAKRLGIESISDLARTQARLRMGLSHEFLVRADGWPALQRAYALPFAPGSGLDHGLAYQALARKQVDVVDAYTTDAQIARLRLRVLRDDRNFFPRYDAVLLMRASVDERPLAAALAGRINDEAMRAMNGEVEIDGRSFDAVAREFLVRSKAAAMSAPTASAVTAVTAAVGQSFMQRLLAPDLPRLLREHLTLVFASLAIAIAIGVPAGVLAHRQPRLAPGLMAVVGMAQTVPSLALLAFLIAIVGTIGFVPALLALSVYALLPIVRNTHAGLSSLPEGMRHAGLALGMRDGQVLRSIELPLAAPTIFAGIKTAAVLNVGVATVATFIGAGGLGERIVAGLAVNDTAFMLAGAVPAAVLALLTQWVFDALEHWLRRGRAGRSGSGPEP